A single genomic interval of Flectobacillus major DSM 103 harbors:
- a CDS encoding cytochrome-c peroxidase: MKQLIFATILLLGLQSCKKNNTTDTEPAPEPQPLFSIPSNFPKPIYPIDSNPVTQAGFDLGKNLFYDGILSRDSTIACGECHRQTYAFSHHMHDLSHGIEGRIGLRNAQPLQNLAWRERFQWDGKAATLDTQPILPIEHPDEMDDKLDNVVAKLSKHQGYKNMFKAAFGTEQINAERMLKALSQFMLSLVSANAKYDKYQRKEAGVNLTADELEGMSLFESKGCKSCHAGQLFSDESFRSLGLSRFERTKVDYLDGKPVLSIVVDEGRYRVTGIDTDRFRFKVPSLRNVAASPPYMHDGRFAKLQEVLDFYDAGMQEVPNLDPIFRKNARLGIPMSAEEKRKIIAFLNTLTDETFLKDKRFAEPDGFPVR; encoded by the coding sequence TTCCAAGCAATTTTCCAAAACCTATCTATCCGATTGATAGCAACCCTGTAACACAAGCAGGATTTGACCTTGGTAAAAATTTGTTTTACGATGGAATTTTGTCAAGAGACAGCACTATTGCATGCGGAGAGTGCCATCGGCAAACCTATGCGTTTTCGCATCACATGCACGACCTGAGTCATGGTATTGAGGGAAGAATCGGCCTACGCAATGCCCAGCCATTACAAAATTTGGCTTGGCGTGAACGCTTTCAATGGGATGGCAAAGCAGCCACACTAGATACACAGCCCATATTGCCTATCGAACATCCCGACGAAATGGATGATAAATTAGATAACGTAGTAGCAAAACTCAGCAAACATCAAGGCTACAAGAATATGTTTAAAGCAGCTTTTGGTACAGAGCAAATTAATGCCGAACGTATGTTAAAAGCTCTTTCACAATTTATGCTAAGCCTTGTTTCGGCCAATGCCAAATATGATAAATACCAACGAAAAGAAGCTGGTGTAAATCTTACAGCCGACGAACTTGAGGGTATGAGCTTATTTGAAAGCAAAGGTTGTAAAAGCTGCCACGCAGGTCAACTATTTAGTGATGAGTCATTTAGGAGTTTAGGATTATCGAGGTTTGAACGAACCAAAGTAGATTATCTTGATGGCAAGCCCGTATTGAGCATTGTCGTTGACGAGGGCAGATACAGGGTAACAGGTATAGATACAGACCGTTTTAGGTTTAAAGTACCAAGCCTACGCAACGTAGCCGCCTCGCCGCCATATATGCACGATGGCCGTTTTGCCAAACTTCAAGAAGTACTCGACTTTTATGATGCTGGTATGCAAGAAGTACCCAATCTCGACCCGATTTTTCGCAAAAATGCCCGTTTAGGAATACCGATGAGTGCCGAAGAAAAGAGGAAGATTATTGCCTTCCTGAATACACTCACAGACGAAACATTTTTAAAAGACAAACGCTTTGCAGAGCCAGATGGCTTTCCTGTAAGGTAA
- a CDS encoding MbnP family protein: MKSLFKSFSILACMLAVVLACNKVEVEPIGANDKNNITLEFDNRVGGQKLALGTTTYKNASGEDFTVTSLNYFISNVALKKADGTTVKFPDQYFLIRQADSKTTEQLLKDVPAADYTDITFTIGVDSIKSISPVEQRTGVLDPTSYGDDNMYWAWNSGYIFMKLEGISSAAPKNSAGLNKYQYHVGGFGGRTSATANNLRTVTLSLNGTATVRKSISPTVHLITDVAKIFDGGTPLKIATAAVIMAPAAATPIANNYKNMFVVDHVHND, translated from the coding sequence ATGAAATCTTTATTCAAATCGTTTTCAATTTTAGCCTGTATGCTTGCTGTAGTATTGGCTTGTAACAAAGTCGAAGTAGAGCCTATTGGTGCAAATGATAAAAACAATATTACATTAGAATTTGACAACCGTGTTGGCGGACAAAAATTGGCATTAGGCACAACTACTTACAAAAATGCTTCAGGCGAAGATTTTACAGTTACATCCCTAAATTATTTTATCAGCAATGTTGCGTTGAAAAAAGCCGATGGCACAACCGTAAAATTCCCAGACCAATATTTCTTGATTCGTCAAGCTGATAGCAAAACTACCGAACAGCTTTTGAAAGACGTTCCAGCGGCCGATTATACCGACATAACCTTTACCATTGGCGTTGACAGTATAAAAAGCATATCGCCTGTAGAGCAACGTACAGGTGTTTTAGACCCTACTTCTTATGGCGACGACAATATGTATTGGGCTTGGAACTCTGGATATATTTTCATGAAACTAGAAGGTATTTCGTCGGCTGCACCTAAAAACTCGGCAGGATTGAATAAATACCAATACCATGTTGGGGGTTTTGGAGGTAGAACAAGTGCTACTGCCAACAACCTCAGAACCGTTACTTTGTCGCTGAATGGAACAGCTACCGTGCGAAAGAGTATTTCGCCTACAGTACACCTTATTACAGATGTTGCCAAAATTTTTGACGGAGGTACTCCTCTCAAAATTGCAACGGCGGCTGTCATAATGGCTCCTGCGGCGGCAACTCCTATTGCCAATAATTACAAAAATATGTTTGTAGTTGACCACGTTCACAACGACTAA
- a CDS encoding cytochrome-c peroxidase, which translates to MKKKTIGFCIILSVVLACSSTQEITEPNVDFQIPKNFPQPIYNLARNPITKAGFELGKALFSDPILSRNNSISCSECHAQSYAFTHHGHDVSHGIDNLKGTRNALAMQNLAWQSEFFWDGGVGDLDFVPLAPIENPVEMDEKVGNVLEKLRKTQYYPAQFKKAFGTNEINAERFLKALSQYMLTLVSANSRYDKYVRNEGEILTADELAGLSLFKQKCASCHKGELFTDQSYRNNGLTIQGDMDTGRFRITEQPQDKYKFKVPSLRNIEVSKPYMHDGRFYTLETVLDHYAEGVQQTPNLDPLLQNGIPMTAKEKLQIVAFLKTLTDEQFLKDKRLSN; encoded by the coding sequence ATGAAAAAAAAAACCATCGGATTCTGTATTATACTTAGCGTAGTTTTGGCTTGTTCAAGTACGCAAGAAATTACAGAACCAAATGTGGACTTTCAGATACCCAAGAATTTTCCACAACCCATTTATAACTTAGCTCGCAATCCTATTACCAAAGCTGGTTTTGAGCTAGGAAAAGCCTTGTTCAGCGACCCTATTTTATCCAGAAATAACTCTATTAGTTGCTCAGAATGCCACGCCCAAAGCTATGCTTTTACCCATCATGGCCACGATGTAAGTCATGGTATCGACAACCTAAAGGGTACACGCAATGCCCTAGCAATGCAAAATTTGGCTTGGCAATCTGAGTTTTTCTGGGATGGTGGTGTTGGCGATCTGGATTTTGTACCACTTGCTCCTATCGAAAACCCTGTAGAAATGGACGAGAAGGTGGGAAATGTATTAGAAAAACTTCGTAAAACACAGTATTATCCTGCTCAATTCAAAAAAGCATTTGGCACAAATGAAATTAATGCCGAACGCTTTCTAAAAGCTCTTTCTCAGTATATGCTAACCTTGGTTTCGGCCAATTCAAGATATGATAAATATGTACGAAACGAAGGCGAAATACTGACAGCCGATGAGTTGGCGGGCTTGTCGTTGTTCAAACAAAAATGTGCTTCGTGCCACAAAGGTGAGCTTTTTACCGACCAGTCGTATCGCAATAATGGCCTAACAATTCAGGGCGATATGGATACAGGGAGGTTTAGAATTACAGAACAGCCACAAGATAAATATAAGTTTAAAGTTCCTAGCTTAAGGAATATCGAGGTATCAAAACCCTATATGCACGATGGCCGATTCTATACTTTAGAAACTGTTCTTGACCATTATGCCGAAGGTGTTCAGCAAACGCCTAATTTAGACCCTCTTTTGCAAAATGGAATCCCTATGACAGCCAAGGAAAAGCTACAGATTGTTGCTTTTTTGAAAACACTTACCGACGAACAGTTTTTGAAAGACAAACGACTTTCTAATTAG
- a CDS encoding YHS domain-containing protein: MKTIIIFTIALFSGLQTPQKDTKTKEKETTLVADAKDPVCKMHVSKGTKTVSTYKGKQYGFCSVVCKEMFDKKPEKYVK, from the coding sequence ATGAAAACAATTATCATTTTTACTATTGCTTTATTTTCGGGTTTACAAACACCCCAAAAAGATACTAAAACAAAAGAAAAGGAAACTACCTTGGTAGCAGATGCCAAAGACCCTGTCTGCAAAATGCACGTAAGCAAAGGCACAAAAACAGTAAGTACTTACAAAGGAAAACAGTATGGCTTTTGTAGTGTAGTTTGTAAAGAAATGTTCGATAAAAAACCTGAGAAATATGTAAAATAG
- the msrB gene encoding peptide-methionine (R)-S-oxide reductase MsrB gives MKKALILCVLTLFFAGKSMAQNHQHKFAVVKTDDEWRKILTPEQFKVTRRKSTELACSGAYWKNHEKGIYKCVCCKLPLFDSQTKFESGTGWPSFYQAIHKDAILEIPDDSFGMERTEILCSRCGAHLGHVFDDGPRPTGLRYCLNSVALDFEKDTKPSKVHNP, from the coding sequence ATGAAAAAAGCCTTAATCCTCTGTGTATTAACTTTATTCTTTGCAGGAAAAAGTATGGCACAAAACCACCAACACAAATTTGCTGTTGTAAAAACAGACGACGAATGGCGTAAAATTTTAACGCCCGAACAATTCAAGGTTACACGACGCAAAAGTACTGAGCTGGCATGCTCAGGGGCATATTGGAAAAACCACGAAAAGGGTATCTACAAATGTGTATGCTGTAAATTACCGTTATTCGATTCACAAACGAAGTTTGAATCGGGTACGGGTTGGCCTTCTTTTTATCAAGCTATTCACAAAGATGCTATCTTAGAAATACCTGATGATAGCTTTGGTATGGAACGCACCGAAATACTTTGTAGTCGTTGTGGGGCTCATTTAGGGCATGTTTTTGATGATGGCCCCCGCCCAACAGGGCTTAGGTATTGCCTCAATTCTGTTGCTTTAGACTTTGAGAAAGATACCAAACCAAGCAAAGTACATAACCCTTGA
- a CDS encoding TetR/AcrR family transcriptional regulator, with amino-acid sequence MSKAERTKQFIIEKTASLFNTKGYAVTSLSDITELTGLTKGSIYGNFSNKDEVVTEVFKYNADKLMKAMELAIHEKKTPHEQLQAMVDFYRAMGEKTVMFGGCPLLNAATEADDNLLFLMPAVQASFLIWQKRLVEILKRGESNQSFKPNLDTNMYASTFIMLIEGGILLSRSLHQSTPLNTALDRISKIIEEEILQ; translated from the coding sequence ATGTCAAAAGCAGAGCGAACCAAACAATTTATCATAGAAAAAACGGCATCATTGTTCAATACCAAAGGATATGCCGTAACGTCACTTTCTGATATTACCGAACTTACGGGACTTACCAAGGGAAGTATTTATGGAAACTTTAGTAATAAGGATGAAGTCGTAACTGAGGTTTTTAAGTACAATGCCGATAAGCTAATGAAAGCAATGGAGCTGGCCATTCATGAGAAAAAAACACCTCATGAACAGTTACAAGCTATGGTAGATTTTTATAGAGCAATGGGCGAAAAAACAGTTATGTTTGGCGGGTGCCCTTTACTGAACGCTGCAACAGAAGCCGACGATAATTTATTATTTCTGATGCCTGCTGTTCAAGCCAGTTTTTTGATTTGGCAGAAAAGATTGGTTGAAATTTTAAAGCGTGGAGAGAGTAATCAAAGCTTTAAACCCAATTTAGATACCAATATGTATGCCAGTACCTTTATCATGCTGATTGAAGGCGGGATATTACTTAGCCGTAGCTTACACCAATCAACGCCATTAAATACTGCCTTGGATAGGATCAGTAAAATTATTGAAGAGGAAATTCTCCAATAA
- a CDS encoding helix-turn-helix domain-containing protein: MSITLQVIAIVISFFWGLKSILSPSVIHNKIFGILFLIWGWYLTMNLLIWSGLTDIASVTPLFLVGRPVYILSPYLVYVYIASISGKIQGKVFTFPQSIINLLPCVLVGLDLVKYYSLPLMAKQQILTTIHLLPQRILIEKFGYIPFIYEPYLASSLSIIYFTKIWMILSKQNADFNPKPSFLYDWSRAFVYSILALVIGEALFFFIGNDLLKTNIKTPFFDKALEMHAVYTILLLVSWLLFWYKNRDVFSLEQEAILPILPIKKTKSNDENLIANDVDINTIRLFLETQKPYLKPKYTLAELALSTGYQPYEISIAINTLANSNFNDFINQYRIETIKERLLAKEYENMTIEGIAFESGFKNKTTFLSAFKKFTGMTPKEYIKLTRLPNN; this comes from the coding sequence ATGAGTATTACCTTACAAGTTATTGCAATTGTTATTTCATTCTTTTGGGGCTTGAAGTCGATATTATCTCCTTCGGTCATTCATAATAAAATATTTGGTATTCTTTTTCTTATTTGGGGTTGGTATTTAACGATGAACCTATTGATATGGTCTGGGCTAACTGATATTGCTAGCGTTACCCCTTTGTTTCTGGTAGGTCGCCCCGTGTATATTCTTAGTCCTTATCTAGTTTACGTTTATATTGCTTCTATTTCAGGAAAAATTCAAGGCAAGGTTTTTACTTTTCCCCAAAGTATTATTAATCTATTGCCATGTGTACTCGTTGGATTGGATTTGGTAAAATATTACAGCCTTCCGCTCATGGCCAAGCAACAGATATTAACTACAATACACTTATTACCTCAGCGTATTCTTATCGAAAAATTTGGGTATATTCCTTTTATTTACGAACCCTATTTGGCAAGCTCTCTAAGCATTATATATTTTACCAAAATCTGGATGATATTGTCAAAGCAAAATGCTGATTTTAATCCAAAGCCTTCTTTTCTGTACGATTGGAGCAGAGCTTTTGTTTATTCAATCTTGGCATTGGTAATAGGCGAAGCTCTATTCTTTTTTATTGGTAACGATTTGTTAAAAACCAATATCAAAACCCCCTTTTTTGATAAAGCTTTAGAAATGCACGCTGTCTATACGATTCTCTTGCTGGTATCGTGGCTACTTTTTTGGTATAAGAATAGAGATGTATTTAGCCTAGAACAGGAGGCTATTTTGCCAATACTTCCTATCAAAAAAACAAAATCTAACGATGAAAATCTTATTGCCAACGATGTCGATATAAATACAATTAGGCTTTTTTTAGAAACCCAAAAGCCTTATCTAAAGCCCAAATATACCCTAGCCGAACTTGCCCTTAGTACAGGTTACCAGCCCTACGAAATTTCAATTGCTATCAACACACTTGCCAATTCCAATTTTAATGATTTTATCAATCAATATCGGATTGAAACGATTAAGGAAAGGCTTTTGGCCAAAGAGTACGAGAATATGACTATCGAGGGAATTGCCTTTGAGTCGGGATTCAAAAATAAAACTACATTCTTAAGTGCCTTTAAGAAGTTTACGGGCATGACTCCCAAAGAATATATCAAATTAACTCGCTTGCCCAACAACTAA